A genomic stretch from Phycisphaerae bacterium includes:
- a CDS encoding C45 family autoproteolytic acyltransferase/hydrolase has translation MISRLSMWVFVVGVGFASLPVLAESPTSQPTREMVAVEGKGYLEQVDGYPVLHLKGSPEEMGYQHGVLMREHIRQNVAFLLDQNPDEVIEIGPLKLTRTMIGGMLNGVFADKVPERFMKEMNGLARGAGLPVQRITAANLIPELFHCSGFALLKEATAEGRLLHGRVLDYGVNLRLQEHAVLVIQEPDGQIPFVNVSYAGFIGSVTGMNFEQISIGEMGGRGQGQWQGIPMSFLVRMVLEQAKTLDEAIAVFEKNPRTCEYYYVISDARANTAVGMKAVPEKVELVRPGEPHPLLQSPVKNTVLMSAGDRYQALSRLVAEGYGKFTQASAIRLMDAPVAMKHNLHDALMVPGQGIIWVANADQEGSPAWKQRYYRFDCRALLKSRPPAIAPHDAAKR, from the coding sequence ATGATCAGCCGTCTTTCAATGTGGGTGTTTGTCGTTGGCGTGGGCTTCGCTTCGCTGCCTGTGCTTGCCGAATCTCCGACCTCGCAGCCGACCCGTGAGATGGTCGCCGTCGAGGGCAAGGGCTACCTCGAGCAAGTCGACGGCTACCCTGTCCTGCACCTGAAGGGGAGCCCTGAAGAGATGGGTTACCAGCACGGCGTGCTGATGCGCGAGCACATCCGGCAGAACGTGGCCTTCCTGCTCGATCAGAATCCGGACGAGGTGATCGAAATCGGCCCTCTGAAACTCACCCGGACGATGATCGGCGGAATGCTCAACGGGGTCTTCGCCGATAAGGTGCCCGAGCGGTTCATGAAGGAGATGAACGGGCTGGCCCGCGGGGCAGGCCTTCCGGTCCAGCGGATTACCGCTGCCAATCTCATCCCCGAACTATTCCACTGCAGCGGCTTTGCCCTGCTCAAGGAGGCCACCGCTGAAGGCCGGCTCCTTCACGGCCGGGTGCTCGACTACGGGGTAAACCTGCGACTCCAGGAGCACGCGGTCCTGGTCATTCAGGAACCCGACGGCCAGATCCCCTTCGTGAACGTCTCCTATGCCGGGTTCATCGGCTCGGTCACAGGCATGAACTTCGAACAGATCAGCATCGGCGAAATGGGCGGCCGGGGCCAGGGCCAGTGGCAGGGCATCCCGATGAGCTTCCTGGTGCGAATGGTGCTCGAGCAGGCGAAAACCCTCGACGAAGCCATCGCCGTCTTCGAGAAGAACCCGCGAACCTGCGAATACTACTACGTCATCTCCGACGCCCGGGCCAACACGGCGGTGGGGATGAAGGCCGTCCCGGAGAAGGTGGAACTGGTCCGCCCCGGCGAGCCGCACCCCCTGCTGCAATCGCCGGTCAAGAACACCGTGCTCATGTCCGCCGGCGACCGCTACCAGGCCCTGAGCAGGCTGGTGGCCGAAGGTTATGGCAAGTTCACTCAGGCCTCGGCGATCCGGTTGATGGACGCCCCGGTAGCCATGAAACACAATCTGCATGATGCTCTCATGGTGCCCGGCCAGGGCATTATCTGGGTGGCCAACGCCGACCAGGAAGGCAGCCCCGCGTGGAAGCAGAGGTACTATCGTTTTGACTGCCGAGCCCTGTTGAAAAGCCGTCCACCGGCCATTGCCCCGCACGATGCCGCAAAACGTTGA
- a CDS encoding ATP-binding protein yields the protein MPSHSEALPFRIIIPNNLTAARKVEDRIIRQVEAMGYAPRCVFGIRLALEEAMVNAFKHGNRGDETKRIIVSYDVGPERVIVRVRDEGSGFDPSRVPDPTSPDRVCLPCGRGIMLMRSYLDEVTFSDEGNEVQLVKERV from the coding sequence ATGCCGTCGCATTCCGAGGCATTGCCTTTCCGAATCATCATTCCCAACAACCTTACCGCCGCGCGGAAGGTCGAGGACCGGATCATTCGCCAGGTGGAAGCCATGGGTTACGCCCCGCGATGCGTTTTCGGCATCCGACTGGCCCTCGAAGAGGCGATGGTCAACGCCTTCAAGCACGGCAACCGCGGCGATGAGACCAAGCGCATCATCGTGAGCTACGACGTCGGTCCGGAGCGAGTGATCGTGCGTGTGCGCGATGAGGGCTCCGGTTTCGATCCGTCCAGGGTCCCGGATCCGACCTCACCCGATCGCGTGTGTCTGCCATGCGGCCGTGGGATCATGCTCATGCGATCCTATCTCGACGAAGTCACTTTCAGCGATGAGGGGAACGAGGTTCAACTGGTCAAGGAGAGAGTCTGA
- a CDS encoding STAS domain-containing protein, producing the protein MSSLPASSETLRITVEQRGDCAVVKLAGSATMDVSGDLQHRLSELADLPIKRLVIDLSDLDFISSVGLGAIISAQQRCRRRDSEVQLVGPQPRILELLEVAGVTRLFGVYKTLDEALAV; encoded by the coding sequence ATGTCAAGCCTTCCTGCTTCAAGCGAAACGCTTCGAATCACGGTCGAACAGCGAGGAGATTGCGCCGTCGTCAAGCTCGCCGGCTCGGCCACGATGGACGTATCAGGCGATTTGCAGCATCGACTCTCCGAACTCGCCGACCTCCCCATCAAACGCCTGGTAATCGATCTGTCGGACCTTGACTTCATCAGCTCGGTGGGTCTGGGCGCCATCATATCGGCGCAGCAACGATGCCGCCGGCGCGATTCAGAGGTTCAACTGGTCGGACCGCAGCCGCGAATACTCGAACTGCTTGAAGTGGCCGGCGTGACGCGGCTCTTCGGCGTCTACAAGACTTTGGATGAAGCCCTCGCGGTGTGA
- a CDS encoding YiiX/YebB-like N1pC/P60 family cysteine hydrolase, with product MTSVTGPSAACRILWFFVRLCLTALGVMVVAGAILRWDRLHSLHDPRWQIALTLVGLAIGGWLAGLQARGAYRYPWIAAISVATIVLSQTCYLVLVWTSWKMHPLIWRVWWLSMIAACHSTHIIWLRMAAPPDRRGLVRVTIACALLTSLLLAVMGLRRHLLADVAPLHIWMTALAAGMATLGSVVLWLRGIHLSAARVPPTVKIAWLLVGQALLVLAAFYAGRVTAPSPPLFEPLPSLLANLSPAELESQARSDLDRLKIVVAGLDDLIAKGSALQSQLQQRRAADSRQYFTPDEEDQLRRQFMSYLSYRAALLRMVATYAGFQSVRDPALRARCMLLGYAAGTGLFDADRRFVSVYGDDQPARRKLNEADPEAGIPAGMLDRIRESVFSGRNAQALAEMEAYFETHREVWASGQVWPAEDWFWIEKLIDRSAGQIRQSALDRAGARFEQILARVRQDSYTPAYAAQSVVSTWIGDTRLAQWEPLISREQILAIQEQLRPGDILLERRNWFLSNAFLPGFWPHAALYVGATEDLERLGLIRREGNRYTSDDPMIRDHLTRYLAMAADGQPHTVIESVSEGVIVNSLTESLHADYVAVLRPRLDDAQKARAIARAFAQLGKPYDFEFDFFSADKLVCTELVYRAYEGLIHFELVRVMGRDTLPALEIARKFAKQRGTPDRQLDFVLFLDRVPGEHRSAPSDEEAFCSSIGRPREFNE from the coding sequence ATGACCTCGGTAACCGGCCCATCCGCGGCATGCCGCATCTTGTGGTTTTTTGTCCGTCTCTGCCTGACAGCGCTTGGTGTCATGGTTGTCGCGGGCGCGATCCTCCGGTGGGATCGTCTTCACTCGTTGCACGATCCACGGTGGCAAATCGCACTCACGCTGGTTGGCCTGGCCATCGGTGGCTGGCTGGCCGGCTTGCAGGCCCGCGGTGCTTACCGCTACCCATGGATCGCGGCCATCAGCGTGGCGACCATTGTTCTGTCTCAGACGTGCTATCTGGTGTTGGTCTGGACGTCCTGGAAGATGCACCCGCTGATCTGGCGGGTGTGGTGGCTGTCCATGATCGCAGCCTGCCATTCGACACATATCATCTGGCTGCGAATGGCGGCCCCACCCGATCGCCGCGGCCTCGTGCGTGTGACCATCGCCTGCGCGCTGCTGACCTCCCTGCTGCTCGCGGTCATGGGGCTGCGCAGACACCTCCTCGCGGACGTCGCCCCCCTGCACATCTGGATGACGGCCTTGGCCGCCGGCATGGCCACCCTGGGTTCGGTGGTCCTCTGGCTGCGGGGCATCCACCTGTCGGCCGCACGCGTGCCGCCGACGGTGAAGATCGCGTGGCTGCTGGTCGGGCAGGCACTCCTGGTTCTGGCCGCATTCTATGCCGGGCGCGTCACCGCACCGTCACCCCCGCTTTTTGAGCCGCTGCCGTCTCTCCTGGCAAACCTCAGTCCGGCTGAGCTGGAATCGCAAGCACGCAGCGATCTCGATCGGCTCAAGATTGTAGTCGCAGGCCTTGACGATCTGATCGCCAAAGGATCGGCACTGCAATCGCAGTTGCAGCAACGGCGTGCCGCCGACAGCCGGCAGTACTTCACCCCCGATGAGGAGGATCAGTTGCGCCGCCAGTTCATGAGCTACCTGAGCTATCGGGCCGCCCTGCTCCGAATGGTGGCGACTTATGCGGGCTTTCAGTCCGTGCGCGATCCGGCCTTACGAGCCCGCTGCATGCTGTTGGGCTATGCGGCAGGGACCGGCTTGTTCGACGCCGACCGTCGCTTCGTTTCCGTTTACGGCGACGATCAGCCCGCCCGCCGCAAGCTGAACGAGGCCGACCCGGAGGCCGGCATCCCAGCCGGGATGCTCGACCGCATCCGCGAAAGCGTTTTCAGCGGGCGGAATGCCCAGGCCCTGGCGGAGATGGAAGCTTACTTCGAGACTCATCGTGAAGTGTGGGCCTCGGGCCAGGTGTGGCCTGCGGAAGACTGGTTCTGGATCGAGAAGTTGATCGACCGCTCAGCCGGGCAGATACGTCAGAGCGCCTTGGATCGCGCCGGGGCCCGCTTCGAGCAGATACTGGCCCGCGTTCGTCAGGACAGCTACACGCCCGCGTATGCGGCCCAGTCAGTCGTCTCGACATGGATCGGCGACACGCGCCTGGCCCAGTGGGAGCCGCTGATCAGCCGCGAACAAATACTTGCGATCCAGGAGCAACTCCGGCCGGGTGACATCCTGCTGGAACGACGCAACTGGTTCCTGTCCAATGCCTTCCTTCCCGGCTTCTGGCCGCATGCGGCTCTGTACGTTGGAGCAACCGAAGATCTTGAACGCCTCGGCCTGATCCGGCGCGAGGGTAACAGGTACACCAGCGACGATCCCATGATCCGCGATCATCTGACGAGGTACCTGGCGATGGCCGCGGATGGCCAGCCTCACACCGTCATCGAATCCGTCAGCGAAGGAGTCATTGTCAACTCTCTGACGGAATCCCTTCATGCCGATTACGTCGCTGTCCTGCGTCCGCGGCTCGATGATGCCCAGAAGGCACGTGCAATTGCCAGGGCGTTCGCCCAACTCGGCAAACCGTATGATTTCGAGTTCGATTTCTTCTCCGCGGACAAGCTGGTCTGCACGGAGCTGGTCTACCGGGCATACGAAGGGCTGATCCATTTCGAGTTGGTGAGAGTCATGGGCCGCGACACGCTTCCGGCGTTGGAGATCGCCCGGAAGTTCGCCAAGCAGCGCGGGACACCCGACCGGCAGCTCGATTTCGTTCTGTTCCTAGACCGCGTACCCGGAGAGCACCGTTCGGCCCCAAGCGACGAAGAGGCTTTCTGCTCTTCCATCGGCCGTCCTCGCGAGTTCAACGAGTAG
- a CDS encoding STAS domain-containing protein, with the protein MTQTLDELAVSRQDGVVLVRFRDRKIIDELQIQRIGERLQELALAERPPKMVLDFAEVEYLSSRALSELINLNRQVDQRSGQLVLAGIRPPIFEVFKITRLNKLFRIEDTVADAIKLVI; encoded by the coding sequence ATGACGCAGACGTTAGACGAACTCGCAGTATCCCGGCAAGACGGTGTTGTCCTGGTCCGGTTCCGCGACCGCAAGATCATCGACGAGTTGCAGATCCAGCGGATTGGCGAGCGGCTTCAGGAACTGGCACTGGCCGAACGCCCCCCGAAAATGGTCCTTGACTTTGCTGAGGTCGAGTATCTGTCCAGCCGGGCCCTGAGCGAGCTGATCAATCTGAATCGTCAGGTGGACCAGCGAAGCGGGCAACTTGTCCTGGCCGGCATCCGCCCGCCGATCTTTGAGGTTTTCAAGATCACGCGGCTCAACAAGCTGTTCCGAATCGAGGACACAGTAGCGGACGCGATCAAGCTTGTGATTTGA
- a CDS encoding zinc dependent phospholipase C family protein, which yields MSRSRIVVGVILIVLLMNATPALAWGPATHMKLGSDLLSQLGLLPAAVAALLARYRRDYLFGNLAADVVIAKRLSRIKQFCHHWATGFAILEDASTDASRAFALGYLSHLAADTVAHNKFIPRQMTLTRSTLSFGHLYWELRADSTIGPHHWGQLRVVLGEAFAEHERNLHSRFTDTFLPFSINWRLFYRLNRFMSRRLCRRALDRMYDMSRWTLSDQLMREYRMDCLQRMIDVVSNQRGATVLHEDPNGNIALAYSKAQRRQLRQMARCGLITPHIMYEAAVSHAPMASSGAHRRLVER from the coding sequence GTGTCACGTTCGCGGATTGTTGTTGGAGTCATCCTGATTGTCCTGCTGATGAACGCCACGCCGGCGCTGGCATGGGGACCGGCGACCCACATGAAGCTGGGGAGCGACCTGCTGAGTCAACTGGGTTTGCTTCCCGCGGCCGTCGCCGCTTTGCTTGCCAGGTATCGGCGAGACTACCTCTTCGGGAATCTGGCTGCTGATGTCGTCATCGCCAAACGCCTCAGCCGGATCAAGCAGTTCTGCCACCATTGGGCCACCGGCTTTGCGATACTCGAGGATGCCTCCACGGATGCGAGCCGGGCGTTTGCCCTGGGTTATCTTTCGCATCTGGCGGCGGACACGGTCGCCCACAACAAGTTCATTCCTCGTCAGATGACGCTGACTCGCTCCACGCTGTCGTTTGGCCACCTCTATTGGGAGCTTCGCGCCGATTCGACGATCGGCCCGCACCATTGGGGCCAACTGCGGGTGGTTCTCGGCGAGGCGTTTGCCGAGCACGAGCGCAACCTCCATTCGAGGTTTACCGACACTTTCCTGCCGTTTTCCATCAACTGGCGGCTCTTTTATCGGTTGAATCGTTTCATGAGCCGTCGGCTTTGCCGGCGCGCCTTGGACCGGATGTACGATATGTCCCGATGGACCTTGTCGGACCAGTTGATGCGCGAATACCGGATGGATTGTCTGCAGCGAATGATTGACGTCGTCTCCAACCAGAGGGGGGCGACTGTGCTGCACGAAGACCCGAACGGAAACATCGCCTTGGCCTATAGCAAGGCCCAGCGCCGCCAGCTTCGCCAGATGGCCCGCTGCGGGTTGATCACGCCGCACATCATGTATGAAGCCGCCGTCAGCCACGCGCCGATGGCAAGCAGTGGCGCTCATCGCCGGTTGGTTGAGCGGTGA